GATGAGTCTCAGGAGTGATTGATCTTGAGCTTTGGGTGAGTTTTTGAGAGAAAGGtgttttgggttgagagaggCTCGGAGGAGGCAAAAtgaatatgtttgaaaaattaTCACTATTTGCCTTTAAAAACTGCAGAATCGCACTTTTCATGGATAAGCTTCTCGTGAAGTTACTTGCAAAAATGCCACTGAAGCACATAACAAATTTCGCAGGTAGATTTTACTTGCGAGACAATCGCGAAACTCTCTGTTTGAATTTCAATGAAATCTAAATCTTGCCTTCCTCATTTTCGCGAGTGGGGCTTACTCGCGAAATCGCGAAAATGCCTCCGAAAgagttttttgagaaaaatgaaatagacaTTTTGGACAAAACTCTAAACACACAAAATACattaaaacactttcaaaaacatataaaattctcaaaaattggGTTTGATCAacaagcaattgagtatacacatcacatttgaacacgtAAAATCACACAAATGGAATAAATATTCGTTGAACATTAAacttgtgtgatgtgtgtgttgATCAAGCATGAACTAGTCCATAGTCTAGTATGAAGCTTCAataatcaattcaatcaagtcatacacaactaatACGAAATCAAGTGACCTATCTCACttgtaaaaatgaatatatatatgacCCCTAACCAATGTGTTTACATGTGATTGAAATCTTTTCATTTGGCtttcatttttcatacttttgatcagatacaactcaaattttttgagaagcaatGCCATAAACTTTTGATGTATTTTTGACAAATAAGCCTTTGGAtttggcaccatacatttcaatacataTTTGCTCCACCTTTTCCTAGTCAAACTAGTTTTTGAAGTAAGGTTTTTTCAACTCTTTCTCCTTTTGgagatttgacatttgaagagctcttttgaaaaaaaaaatgtgaggagATATATAGGCATAAGTCTTCTTATGTATCAAGATCAAGTAAGACTGTTGACCAATTATTCATGACAAACTTGAAGATCTATTTGCAACAATCAAACGTAGATGTCTAGATATCCCTCACACTTAGAAAAtatgcatacataacaagctaaaTTTGTAAATACACTACGTCATTAGTACagaggtactaggccaaactcacatgtgatatacacaacacaagcaatcaaactttttaagatttttcactttttatgggtttttgaatttttcaatacactcaaaaatagaacaaacaaagtaagatcaacaaaaacaacaacaaaaaaacttgtaaaagaaacatgctaaaaACTGGTAGTaatgacacaagaagattgCATATGTCATGATGCATGAGACTATGACCCTAATACATtggaagtattaatgcatggGCATAGTGAGTGatcatgcatgagtacccttcttcacccacattgTACGAGTGTTTTAGGCGAGATCTCGAGATGGAGGGGTACGACCAACATAACTCTCAAACCTCGGGGTGAAGTTGGCATGGCATGATGAAATGTTTTTCAACATCTCCATAACATCTCCAATGAGTTGtccctcattttctcctttAGCTTGAATTCTCTTTGGCATTCTTCTTGAGTTGTCTTGGCCACGCAAAAAATTGGCCCTCTTGAGTGCTTGAAGCTTGAAGCTTGAAGCAATTTAGCCTTATGTGCCCTCGCATGCCACAACGATGACAAAAATGCTTCACTTGAGGTCCCCTTTGActtttgggtaatgacttccTTTTATCCTTTGGTTTTGTACCAATGGTTCTCTTTGCAGCAACAGGAGTCTCAATCACGAGCTTCTTCACTTGggtttctctatatttttggccAACATGAACCTCACTTTCTTCTTGGGTTCGCTGCTTGAGCTTTCTTCACTGGTATAGCCTAAACCGGTCTTGTCATTTGAAGGTTTTTGAGAAGAGAACACGCtatcaagtttcttggtggaaaTGCGCTCCACTTTAACATTTACTTGAATGATTTTAAGTTCAAGGAACTTGATTTTCGAGTAGGCATTCACCAAATCTTCCTTCAgctcttctttaattttcttcatcttcttaatGGCTTTGTTTGCAACCTTTGCATATCTGCCACAATCTTCAAAAAATGCATCATACACTTCTTTAAGGTTCTTCTCACCTCCGTTGAGGCACACACTCTCTTCCGAATCTTAAACTTCTTCACCTTCGGAATGTACACCAAGCTCATCAACCAAGTTGCTCAACTCATCTCTAGAGTCAACCATTGTAATTGCCATGAAAGCTGAATATATAGTTTCCCTCACTATCACATTCTCCTTCTGTATCGGGAATTTGAGCTTTCGAAATCACTAAAGGTGGTAGTAAACACTTTCCCTTTTCCTCTCAAATAGTTTGGACATTCTTTCTTGAGATGTCCATGGTCGTTGCATTCATAGCACATGATTTCTTGAGTGGATGGAGAATCATTCCCATCTTTTTTCTTGAACTCCTTCTTATCACTTTTTGAGGATGAGAATTTTCCTTTGCCAAATTACTTCCCACTATTCTTCATCTTGAGAAATTTCCGGAAGTTCTTTGCAAGAAACGCCACCTCCTTCTCTACATCGTCTTCTTCGGAGGGATCATCCATTCTCTCATTTATAGTTTtgagagcaagtgatttgctgGACTTGTGAGAGGAGAGACCTAGCTCATGTGTTTAGAGAGATCCAATAAGTTCTTGAATCTTtatctcatccaaatctttacTCTCCTCTATGACCATGACCTTAGCGCGGAAACTTTCGGGTAAGGATCTCAAGATCTTCTTAACCACCTTGGCATCTTCTGTCTTCTTTCCAAGGTTGAGCTTGGCAATTACTATCTCATTGAGTCTCCCATAAAAGGAGTCAAATGACTCATCATCACTCATTTTTACTTCTTCAAACCGAGTAGTGAGCATTTGAAGCTTAGTTTCCTTAAccttcttggtaccttcataggttgtctcaagaatggtccacgCCTCCTTGGCAGTCTTCACATATGAAATCTTGTGAAACTCATCAATAGAAACACCACAGAAAATAGCATTAATAGCTTTGCTATTGTCATTTGCCAAAGGAAGAGCAGCCTTATCCCATTTAGATTTGGAGGTAGTGGGTCTTACATACCCATTCTCAACGAAATCCCATACCATCTCATCAATAGCACAAAGAAAAGCACGCATGCGcactttccaaaaagcataaTTACTCCCATCAAAGAATGGAGGAGCGTTGAGAGATTGAGATCTATCCATCTCACTTGGGGTCTAGGGTCACACTAGGATAATGAAATCCAataagtgtacccgctctgataccaattgaaagttcagaTTTGtgtaaaaacacaagagttTGTTTAaacccccaaattaaaattacggctagattgcttttactctaactcaGACAAAGTccggaataagagtaaatgagcgCAAATAACCTATAGCACTACCCTAAGTcatattcatccattatcaacaataaaagaaaagtttaaagagtagggaagagagatgtaaacacaagataacatcgagacgtgttatcgaagaggaaaccgaagaactcggcgaaaaacctctccgcgacCCTTCAAGttgaaatcgatccactagaaaataaagttggagtacatgaataacaaaagaccctccaagcttaATCTActcaatgtacttgagccctccaagctcctgctaccaattGGCTTCTtggaaccttgtcttctctagctttccaaATCCCGCAATTCaacccgattgcatccgccaatgaaTGACTCATTCTAATACTTCCTAatagcaccaaaatctcacttgacACTCAGAATAGGTGTGGTATGTGTTTGGACTTTCAACCTCTCAAAGATatggagatggagaggtaggagttgaggaaaaccataAGGAAATGCGTAGATGATTGTgagtataacaatctctaactctcaagtgtattttctaagattttctctctgaaaagcactcAACACAATTTGTggataatgagggtatatatagtatgagtaaagacttggtaaaaacaaaacctaacaTTTTGCCAAACAGAATATTTTGCGAGTATTTCGCGGGTAGGCCTTTCCCGCGAGACACTCTCGAAATCCTTCAGGCTAGCATGACTTTTCaccttccagtcatgtgctctacaAATGTGCACTACATGTGCTTCACTTGTTCATCTTTTTAACCTTGAGTCTTcatactctctcacactcatccttTACAATTAAAAACCCATATAAATACAAGAGAATATAAtagaagaaattacaatcaaatttagaaCGGAGTTAAAGTCaacataaaatagttgtaaattaaaactttacCGGATTATTTGAAACTTTGAGTGAGCGTAAGCGGCTGATTGCtctgttttaaaattttaatttgcatGATTTTTACAAGTTATCTGTCACGAAAAAAGCGCCTTACCCAACAAACACCTGTACTAGAAGGAAGATTTTCGTTTTCAACTACAAAGAATCTAATCATACAGTTGTAGCTTAACGGACTCCCGGAAATAAAGACAAACAATATAGACAAGAAATCCAAGTTGACCTATAATTTTTTAACCACTAATTTCTTTATTAGGATTTGTTTGGTGTAAATTATTGAAAAGCAGATTAcaatttatttaatcaaaaaGCACCATTTGAAAAAGCATCATCTTTATTGCTTTTTCAACCCCAAAAAAAGGTTTGCAAGGGAGAATTATTtgattgtctttgaatttacatttttttatatatgccCTTTTAGATTCCAGATGGCTAGAACTTTCTTGgaaggttttttttcttttttgaagaaCTTTTTAGCTTTAGGTGAGGATAGGTTATTACAAACCTAAACCCACCCAAGACCAAGAGAGCGACTACACTTTTGCTGTTTAGGCCTTTCAAGCATTTGTTGATTGGTGGTTGATGATTATTATGGTCAATTGGTCATGTTAAAATAGGGTtccttttttcaatttcttttcaattttttttaaataaaaaaaagcctaagattactttttgggtttatctttttattctaatttttgtcAATATGACCAAAATAATGGTGATGACAAGGGGATCACCTTTAAACCTAAACTTCAAGTGTTTTTGACACGAAATTCCATAAGATATCCACCAtcttttataagtttttataaATCTATGTCTAGAATCTAATGTATGATACTAATAAATCTCATTAAATATAATCACCAGCCATTTTCAAGCCCTTGAGACTCCCTTCAATATTACCCACTAGCCAGAAAACAAACTCAGGAAAGTCCATATATAACATCACTCGTGTGTGGCAATAACAAACGCTCGAGGTTCATTTAAAGTTCATCTGCATTAAATAACCTAAACGCCCATAATCTTTGAAATTTGGTACCATaatctttttcaatatacaaAACAGTCCAAAGTCAAAACATAAAGACATGCATCCGATACAACCATGTACAAAATTCCATATCCATTTGCTTTTTTGCAAAGAATTACACACCCACTTGACCCATTCAAGAAAGCACCTACACAATTGATCTCTCATGTACATAGTACATACATACAAACCTcactaaagaaaagaaaaaatgaaaaaggaaactTGACAAAGAgatgggaaatataaaatacaaaaaaagaaagcaacaaaatagaaaagaaatcaaatgcTGAAGTTTTCCTGGTGCAAGCAACAACTGGGACGAGCCAACCGATTTCCCGATTAACTCATGGGGactatattttcttatatatttatatattattatcaatttttttattttttatttttaccgttGGATGGACTCCATATGGGAAGGGCTTCTCCAAAACCCAGTACTGCAAAACCTCTCCCACATCTCTTTCTCCAGTTTCATCACCTCGCTCTTTGTCTCatcctcctcttcctcttccttcttGTCCATATCATTCAACCCGTTCATCGCCGCCGGATGGAACTGTATCTCGGTCTCGTCGCACCCGCACGTGCACTGGCGGCGCTGCGGTGGTGGCGGAAGCCCTTTTTTGATCAACTGCTGGCGCTTCTTTTTCCTCATCACACGACGGCACAACCCAGATGGGACCTTGTAGACAGCCATGTAGACTATATTGACAACGCTGCAAGGGCAGCAGCAGCATATAGCCGCACATTCTGCGGCGGTGCTGCCTACCACCTCGGCCAGTCGGGAGCTCCTCGATGAGGATGATGACGTTGacgttgttgatgatgatgatgatgatgatgatgatgatgagatgGAGGAGGAGGTCGAGGGTTGAGGTGTTAGCAGCAGTTGTTGGCGATGGTTGCGTGAGTTGATTTGGCTCGATGCCATGATATATACCAATATTGAATCCTAAATATTTctgttaaaaatttatattgaaaaagaaagggagagaattGGGTTCAAGAACGTGATTTCTTGTAATGGGGGGGTTAAGATTTCTAAAGAAGGGAAATGAGTTTGAATCTCTGCCTGTGCTATGGCTCTGATTCTTTTCTTGGCATTTgaacaagaaaatttttaaggCTTTGATATGTAAGATCCCTACAAAATTCATGAAAATCCCAGTTTCTTTTTCATAACAGAGGATGAGAATCTCTCTCAGAAATGAAGATTGACACTTTGTGAAACAGAGAGTCGGAATCCTggacaaattaattaattggctAAGGATCCCACCCCCAATGATCAAATGTCAGACCATAGAAGAAaaaggaggaggtggtggtggtggcggttGAAAATGGTTAGAAGGCCGTGCTGGAGTGACACGGAAAACCGGCCACCGTTGAGAACCTTGAGGCGATAAAGCaagaagacgagagagagaGTCGGGGCTTAGAGAAGACTGAAAAACTGAGGATCTCGCTGGTGAGGAATGGATATAATGGCTCTTTGGGTTTGTTGGCTATTTTGGCTCTCTGGGTTTGTTAAGAGAGGTTTTGACGGATTCTTGCTTTATTTGGGAACTATTTAAAActggcagagagagagagagagtaatggaatatgaatatgatatttattttgtgaattGTGAAACGCTTAAAGACAAGGATACGTGTGGGCAGCTatctgaaaagagaaagagagtcaAATGACAATCTAAACTGagcagaaaaataaacaaataaataatactatCAAGTGCGCGCTTCGGCCACTAATTTGTACAGTACAGGCGAGTACTGGTATCAAAACATCTAATGATTCTAATCATACCAAATATTTTTCTGAAATTATTATTACTCGCTAATTACACTTTTTGCGTGTTAAATGTGCCCTGCGATTGTATACAGTAAGTTTGATAGATTGTAACAGACATCGTTatataatagttatttttatgatttagcTATTTAAtaatttggttatatttttattacatagaATAGTCATTCCCTATTAATAGCTATTTTTAtaacgtccacaacatttttataacattttcacaacaaatcataggtagttagttgttattagttcaaatttgaacctaacactaccattttctttttttcccaacCAATAAAAATCAGTAACAATTTATCACttgagatttgttgtgaaaatgttgtgaatatatcatttctcattcggtaaaatgaggaataactattcatctCTATATCTTAGAAGAtgaattaatttctaaaattaatatatttccaaataagcAAACTTTCCATAtgtacataaaaattataaaaattataaaaattaaaaaaataataattaatctctctttcaaaatttttaaaacattactttttaggaaatataattatatgagtaaaatattttctaaaatatatcttaatttaaaaaaaaaatgttttcattcCATTGTCTTCGGGATTCTATTATTATGTTGTCACCAAACAAATGGATAGTAATAAGTATTACATTATAACATcttttattccttgtaatacCTACTCTTATTCTTATATAATTACCGTTACAATTTTCCAAACGTTTGTCTTACTGTTAAGTTGTATGGATTAGGATCACGTGTAATACGTATTGCTTCAAGTGTAATTACCCATTTCCCCTTTCATAAAAATTTGCTACAACTCttacattttaattattttaatttaatagttgaaattaaaagttactttttttaattctaaattttagcCATTAAAAGCTATTACATCAAGTGCAATACCTAATATCTCAATCCAATCTGtatgaaaaaatttagagaaataaaaaatttgacacctATTAATGTGGTAAAATATCAGTATtagataaaaaatgatattaatagtgAATTTAAATGAGATCGAGTAAAAACTTGTCAACTCAACaaatgtgaaaaatgttgtcaaattttttgtattagAAAGTTTCTAACTTCTTGGTAAACGTGGGAACTCACGtcaaaacacacaaataaataaataaagaatttttcaaaatagtagttcaaaatttttgtagATAATCATTTTGGTTATTTACATctcatatatattaataaatgtttttttttatctttatcttaaCCAAAAAGGAATAACAAAAATACTTAGGAGAGATTATGACTCTCCTATTCCTAATCATGGCTCGTGTTTATATTCAAATCTCCTGTCCAAATAGAATGACATATTggtaaattataataaaaatagaataaagtAATCCCAAAATTT
This genomic stretch from Castanea sativa cultivar Marrone di Chiusa Pesio chromosome 9, ASM4071231v1 harbors:
- the LOC142608923 gene encoding uncharacterized protein LOC142608923 → MDRSQSLNAPPFFDGSNYAFWKVRMRAFLCAIDEMVWDFVENGYVRPTTSKSKWDKAALPLANDNSKAINAIFCGVSIDEFHKISYVKTAKEAWTILETTYEGTKKVKETKLQMLTTRFEEVKMSDDESFDSFYGRLNEIVIAKLNLGKKTEDAKVVKKILRSLPESFRAKVMVIEESKDLDEIKIQELIGSL
- the LOC142609727 gene encoding uncharacterized protein LOC142609727, whose amino-acid sequence is MASSQINSRNHRQQLLLTPQPSTSSSISSSSSSSSSSSTTSTSSSSSRSSRLAEVVGSTAAECAAICCCCPCSVVNIVYMAVYKVPSGLCRRVMRKKKRQQLIKKGLPPPPQRRQCTCGCDETEIQFHPAAMNGLNDMDKKEEEEEDETKSEVMKLEKEMWERFCSTGFWRSPSHMESIQR